In one Lolium rigidum isolate FL_2022 chromosome 3, APGP_CSIRO_Lrig_0.1, whole genome shotgun sequence genomic region, the following are encoded:
- the LOC124699792 gene encoding protein FLOWERING LOCUS T-like, protein MSMINMSRDPLVVGHIVGDIVDPFMTTASFRIFFNNKEMTNGSELKPSQVFKVPRVYIGGRDMRNLYTLVMVDPDAPSPSNPTERENLHWLVTDIPETTDASFGNEIVPYESPRPTAGIHRFVFILFRQSIRQATYAPGWRANFCTRDFAAIYNLGPPVAGMYFNCQRENGCGGRRYIR, encoded by the exons ATGTCGATGATAAATATGTCCAGGGACCCCTTGGTCGTCGGGCACATTGTTGGGGATATCGTGGACCCTTTCATGACCACTGCGTCGTTCAGGATCTTCTTCAACAACAAGGAAATGACGAACGGGTCTGAGCTCAAACCATCTCAGGTGTTCAAGGTTCCAAGAGTTTATATTGGTGGGCGAGACATGAGGAACCTCTACACGCTT GTGATGGTAGACCCTGATGCACCTAGTCCCAGCAACCCTACTGAAAGAGAGAACCTTCATTG GTTGGTAACTGACATTCCAGAGACTACTGATGCAAGCTTTG GAAATGAAATTGTCCCCTATGAGAGTCCACGCCCAACAGCAGGAATCCATCGTTTCGTGTTCATCCTGTTTAGGCAGTCAATCAGGCAGGCCACCTATGCACCAGGGTGGAGAGCAAACTTCTGCACAAGGGACTTTGCAGCGATCTACAATCTTGGACCACCTGTCGCTGGGATGTACTTTAACTGCCAAAGAGAGAATGGATGTGGTGGCAGAAGGTACATTAGGTAA